Proteins encoded in a region of the Paenibacillus sp. W2I17 genome:
- a CDS encoding DUF58 domain-containing protein, producing the protein MTALGQRIVSAVLVVAFVSLYQWHGGKAALFLSVIAFLMFTGGLLLHWFGPRRIHIRRKIHANRIEAGEQVRVLVELEFNCRIPLLWIVLCENTPAGVHRKLIFPGTRRQFSYQYECSGLRRGVYRWDTGRLYWGDMFGWNTLSAETEGGTPLIVVPQATAWGKGDSIEFAAMIEGTLSERRNSQGNRSPEFREYQQGDPLGRVHWKSTAKTGQLQTFLPDTTDLASLGILVYEGASGYDVKQRENMDAPAFERVVRAAARWIHTAEQDDIPYHLWMEGGDKSYDAQDQWQHGPFHADDEDHGLDKLAGARISKSQSTSVSLRTEMLDGLASGSRIVVLTGKIDPILAEWIMTAIGLGYRVEVQLTEANQNQLGSTDRLMNGLGYDSLSLERLRHSGVPIHAITDVALSSLGKVEVTDVGA; encoded by the coding sequence ATGACTGCGCTGGGACAACGGATTGTAAGTGCTGTCTTGGTGGTGGCTTTTGTTTCCTTGTATCAGTGGCATGGGGGCAAAGCGGCGTTGTTTCTATCCGTTATAGCTTTCTTGATGTTCACAGGAGGTCTGCTTCTCCATTGGTTCGGACCACGGCGTATTCACATCCGTCGGAAAATACACGCGAACCGGATTGAGGCAGGCGAGCAGGTACGGGTTCTGGTCGAGCTGGAATTCAATTGCCGTATTCCATTGTTATGGATCGTTCTGTGTGAGAACACACCAGCAGGTGTTCATCGCAAATTGATTTTCCCGGGAACACGGCGACAATTTTCCTATCAATATGAATGTTCCGGGTTACGCAGAGGAGTCTACAGATGGGATACGGGCAGATTGTACTGGGGTGATATGTTTGGCTGGAATACCCTCTCCGCAGAGACCGAAGGAGGTACACCCCTGATTGTTGTTCCTCAAGCAACGGCTTGGGGGAAGGGTGATTCGATAGAATTCGCAGCGATGATCGAAGGGACTCTGTCGGAGCGAAGAAATAGCCAGGGAAACCGTAGCCCTGAGTTCCGTGAATATCAGCAAGGGGATCCACTGGGACGTGTTCATTGGAAAAGTACAGCCAAAACGGGACAACTTCAGACCTTTCTGCCCGATACCACGGATCTTGCCTCGCTGGGCATCCTTGTGTATGAAGGCGCGTCGGGGTATGACGTAAAACAACGGGAGAACATGGATGCACCTGCTTTTGAACGAGTGGTTCGTGCAGCTGCCCGCTGGATTCATACTGCTGAGCAGGATGACATTCCTTATCATCTGTGGATGGAAGGCGGCGATAAGAGCTATGATGCACAAGATCAATGGCAACATGGGCCGTTCCATGCAGATGATGAGGATCATGGACTGGACAAGCTAGCGGGAGCGCGAATATCCAAATCACAATCAACCTCTGTTTCGCTCCGAACGGAGATGTTGGATGGACTGGCGAGCGGGTCGCGAATTGTGGTTCTCACAGGTAAGATAGATCCGATTCTGGCCGAATGGATCATGACTGCAATCGGGTTGGGTTATCGTGTCGAGGTGCAATTGACTGAAGCGAACCAGAACCAGTTAGGATCAACAGATAGATTGATGAATGGATTGGGATATGACAGCTTAAGTTTGGAGCGGCTTCGTCACAGCGGGGTGCCGATCCACGCGATTACAGATGTTGCGTTATCTTCATTGGGAAAGGTGGAGGTAACGGATGTGGGAGCGTAA
- a CDS encoding MoxR family ATPase: MSYIRMEHEHAVELLNRVMKRVESVIIGKKTEIRYVLTAMLSGGHVLLEDVPGTGKTMLVRAVASALDCSMGRIQFTSDVMPADVTGTSIYHPHTAEFKFRPGPVMSNVVLADEINRASPRTQSALLEAMEERRITVDGTTYALPRPFFLLATQNPLQFEGTYRLPEAQLDRFIMRIGLGYPDPEQELELLTRMQGREALDELRPVLLAEEVVAMQREVKQVHVDPVVKQYLVAVAVASRSLPAVRLGISPRGTLAWMAAAQSFAYLQGRSYVIPDDVKEVAVPVLSHRIQLKAQNRAEVWGQVQVIEEALSSVPVPVQMASQGRGRRQ, encoded by the coding sequence ATGTCTTATATCCGAATGGAACATGAACATGCTGTTGAATTGTTAAACAGGGTCATGAAGCGTGTTGAGAGTGTGATTATTGGCAAAAAAACAGAGATTCGTTATGTCCTCACTGCAATGCTCAGTGGGGGGCATGTACTTCTGGAAGATGTGCCGGGTACCGGGAAAACGATGCTGGTTCGTGCCGTTGCTTCTGCACTGGACTGCTCCATGGGCCGGATTCAATTCACGTCCGATGTCATGCCGGCAGATGTTACGGGCACTTCAATCTATCATCCACATACAGCTGAATTCAAGTTTCGGCCCGGACCGGTCATGTCCAACGTTGTCCTGGCTGATGAAATAAATCGCGCTTCACCACGCACTCAGTCTGCCCTGCTGGAGGCAATGGAGGAACGACGTATTACGGTTGATGGCACAACTTACGCCTTGCCACGCCCGTTCTTTCTACTGGCGACACAGAATCCGTTACAGTTCGAGGGTACGTACCGTCTGCCTGAAGCGCAGCTGGATCGATTTATCATGAGAATTGGACTGGGGTATCCCGATCCGGAACAGGAATTGGAATTGTTAACCCGCATGCAAGGTAGAGAAGCGCTTGATGAACTTCGCCCTGTCCTGCTTGCTGAAGAGGTCGTAGCCATGCAGCGTGAAGTCAAACAGGTACATGTTGATCCCGTCGTCAAACAGTATCTGGTGGCCGTTGCTGTAGCCTCTCGCAGCCTTCCTGCGGTCAGACTGGGCATCAGTCCGCGTGGAACACTGGCCTGGATGGCTGCGGCGCAGTCATTTGCCTATCTTCAAGGACGCAGTTATGTCATCCCGGATGATGTGAAAGAGGTAGCTGTGCCTGTCCTTTCCCACCGTATTCAATTGAAGGCCCAGAACAGAGCGGAGGTTTGGGGGCAAGTACAAGTCATTGAAGAAGCATTGTCATCTGTCCCGGTACCTGTACAAATGGCATCGCAGGGAAGGGGACGGAGGCAATGA
- a CDS encoding polysaccharide deacetylase, whose translation MVQKPEFRIKEIGGNSATTIHTFLSGQWSVILVRIAILLCAFAVYAGTAYASSASGSGDLISEDKNTQDKVVYLSFDDGPGNHTREVLDILRKEKVLATFFVLGEQAERYPELIRGLVEDGHALGNHTFNHQYEQLYSDFKVFWKQIKQTEEVLERITGFRPNLVRAPGGTYGHFDQSYFDLLQLGGYTVMDWNVDSGDSKRKGVPAKEILRNSTKVPAGARSVVVLMHDGGAHAETVKALPGIIKYYRDHGYRFDTIKSTDQPVQFRVHPDGKYKARKVPGKAWIAEHVEANATLWLASKKLKIEVGLGAATLQPGEFRMEGQRIMVPLRTFMKKFGGSTRWDSETRTAIAVWKERTIHADSVSGTLTTTGTIETGAVQSQGGTIWVPLRELLEQMGLRVNSLTSNEAEWTVKAGTSRSISAMNSIFKYKMI comes from the coding sequence ATGGTACAGAAACCGGAATTCAGAATCAAGGAAATAGGGGGAAACTCTGCAACAACCATACATACGTTTTTATCTGGACAATGGTCTGTCATTCTCGTGCGAATTGCGATATTGTTATGTGCATTTGCTGTATATGCAGGCACGGCTTATGCATCTTCTGCTTCCGGCTCAGGTGATCTAATCTCGGAAGATAAGAATACTCAAGACAAGGTAGTCTATCTGAGTTTTGACGATGGACCGGGTAACCATACCCGTGAAGTATTGGATATTTTGCGCAAGGAGAAGGTTTTGGCTACATTTTTTGTGCTGGGTGAGCAGGCAGAGCGTTATCCCGAGTTAATCCGGGGGCTTGTGGAGGATGGACATGCTTTGGGCAATCATACGTTTAATCATCAATACGAACAGCTGTACAGTGATTTTAAAGTGTTCTGGAAACAGATCAAGCAGACAGAGGAAGTACTGGAGCGTATAACCGGTTTCCGTCCGAATCTGGTGCGAGCACCAGGCGGTACCTATGGGCATTTTGACCAAAGTTATTTTGATTTGCTGCAATTGGGTGGATACACCGTCATGGACTGGAACGTCGATAGTGGCGATTCCAAGCGTAAAGGTGTTCCGGCCAAAGAGATCCTCCGCAATTCAACCAAAGTACCTGCGGGAGCACGTTCGGTCGTTGTCCTGATGCATGACGGTGGTGCACATGCTGAAACGGTAAAAGCACTTCCGGGTATTATCAAATATTATCGTGATCATGGATATCGTTTTGACACCATAAAGAGTACGGATCAACCAGTTCAATTCCGTGTACATCCAGATGGTAAGTATAAGGCCCGCAAGGTGCCGGGAAAGGCCTGGATCGCAGAGCATGTAGAAGCGAACGCGACGTTATGGCTTGCAAGCAAGAAGCTGAAGATAGAGGTGGGATTGGGTGCGGCAACCTTGCAACCGGGTGAGTTCCGCATGGAGGGTCAGCGAATCATGGTGCCTTTGCGTACTTTCATGAAAAAATTCGGGGGCAGCACTCGCTGGGACTCTGAAACAAGGACTGCCATAGCAGTATGGAAGGAAAGAACGATTCATGCAGACAGTGTGAGCGGAACACTGACAACAACAGGGACAATTGAAACGGGAGCAGTACAGAGTCAGGGTGGAACCATCTGGGTTCCGTTACGTGAGTTACTGGAGCAGATGGGGTTGAGGGTGAATTCCTTAACCAGTAATGAAGCAGAGTGGACGGTGAAGGCAGGCACTTCCAGATCCATTTCGGCAATGAACAGTATATTTAAGTATAAAATGATCTGA
- a CDS encoding DedA family protein, giving the protein MELLEKIQHLFGSYGYSVLFFGLLLEFIALPFPGETTMAYAGFLSYKGHLDFGILTILAFLGTTIGMTITYFIGAKAGLPFITRYGKWFLLKQDKLDKTQKWFAKYGNALIFIGYFIPGVRHFTGYFAGIAAVPFRKFALYAYSGALFWVVLFLGIGKIFGPQWNAVFHLAHQYAAYIVGGIGLLLIVAVLYRYRKAWTARSTVSKPAPVRQRQK; this is encoded by the coding sequence TTGGAATTGCTTGAGAAGATCCAACATCTGTTTGGGTCCTACGGATACAGCGTATTGTTTTTTGGCTTGTTGCTTGAATTCATCGCCCTTCCCTTTCCTGGTGAAACAACGATGGCTTACGCAGGGTTTCTCTCCTACAAGGGGCATCTCGACTTCGGAATCCTCACCATACTGGCTTTTCTGGGAACAACGATTGGCATGACAATCACTTATTTTATTGGAGCCAAAGCAGGACTGCCCTTTATAACACGATACGGAAAATGGTTTCTGCTGAAGCAGGACAAGCTCGATAAAACGCAAAAGTGGTTCGCCAAGTATGGTAATGCCTTAATCTTCATCGGTTATTTCATTCCGGGTGTAAGGCATTTCACCGGATATTTTGCGGGCATAGCCGCTGTTCCCTTTCGCAAATTCGCTCTCTACGCCTATTCAGGCGCACTGTTCTGGGTTGTACTGTTTCTGGGCATTGGCAAAATATTTGGCCCCCAGTGGAACGCCGTATTCCATCTGGCTCATCAATATGCAGCATATATCGTGGGAGGAATCGGCCTATTGCTCATCGTAGCCGTGCTCTATCGTTACCGCAAAGCATGGACAGCAAGATCCACCGTATCCAAGCCAGCCCCTGTTCGACAAAGACAAAAGTAA
- a CDS encoding spore germination protein — protein MSESSLERQDQRQISPDLSENMEYCKQVMGNSNDLMMRPLQCLHKWPAVMLYIDGLVDVQILNHSIMESLLQKRDLPEFSADDEHLSYLQNDILIASDVLMVDDMDEVMNALLSGSAILLLEGSERGLKIGAAGWEDRSVGEPVSQTVVRGPMEGFNENLRTNTSLIRKRIRNPHLWIEEREIGRVTKTRVAVLYLKHIVDQEIVEELRRRLDEIDIDSILESGYIEELVQDETRTLFPTVYNSERPDTVCAALLEGRVAIIVDGTPFVLLVPALFVHFFQSPEDYYQRADISTLIRLIRYLSFFIALLAPSFYIAISTFHQEMLPTNLLISLAAQREGVPFPAFIEAILMELTYEILREAGIRIPKTVGQAVSIVGTLVIGQAAVDAGVVSAAMVIIVSITAISSYVIPENGLSISVRILRFVLMILAAAFGFYGILIVLLITVTHLCSLRSFGVPYMSPFAPFIQKDLKDTLFRVPWSRMKTRPLSTGTPNKTRQATKKTKR, from the coding sequence ATGAGTGAATCGTCGCTGGAACGCCAAGATCAGAGGCAAATCTCTCCGGATCTAAGCGAAAATATGGAATACTGCAAGCAAGTGATGGGGAACAGCAACGACTTGATGATGCGCCCTCTCCAGTGTTTACATAAATGGCCTGCAGTCATGTTGTACATTGATGGATTAGTGGATGTGCAGATTCTGAATCACTCCATCATGGAATCATTATTGCAAAAGCGTGATCTCCCTGAATTCTCTGCAGACGATGAACATCTCAGCTACCTCCAGAATGATATCTTGATCGCCAGTGATGTATTGATGGTCGATGATATGGATGAAGTAATGAATGCACTTCTTTCGGGATCAGCTATCTTACTGCTTGAAGGATCTGAACGAGGATTGAAGATTGGTGCAGCAGGCTGGGAAGATCGATCCGTTGGAGAACCTGTCTCCCAAACCGTCGTTCGGGGACCTATGGAAGGCTTCAACGAAAACCTGCGTACCAACACATCATTGATACGCAAACGAATCCGTAATCCTCATCTTTGGATCGAAGAAAGAGAAATAGGTCGGGTTACCAAAACCCGAGTTGCTGTGCTCTATCTGAAACATATCGTGGATCAGGAGATTGTAGAAGAACTGCGTCGAAGACTCGATGAGATCGATATCGACAGTATCCTTGAGAGTGGATATATCGAGGAACTGGTACAAGACGAAACCAGAACGTTATTCCCCACGGTTTACAATAGTGAACGTCCAGATACGGTTTGTGCTGCTTTGCTTGAGGGCAGAGTAGCCATCATCGTGGACGGTACGCCTTTTGTGCTGCTGGTTCCCGCCTTATTCGTGCATTTCTTCCAATCGCCGGAGGATTACTATCAACGGGCCGATATCAGCACATTGATTCGCTTGATTCGTTATCTGTCCTTTTTTATTGCTTTACTAGCTCCTTCCTTCTATATTGCCATTTCCACCTTTCACCAGGAGATGTTGCCCACCAATCTGCTCATTAGTCTGGCAGCTCAACGTGAAGGCGTTCCTTTTCCCGCATTCATTGAAGCCATACTGATGGAACTGACCTATGAAATTTTGCGAGAAGCAGGTATACGTATTCCGAAAACGGTCGGTCAGGCCGTTTCCATTGTCGGAACACTGGTCATTGGCCAAGCCGCCGTAGATGCAGGAGTTGTCTCCGCAGCAATGGTTATTATCGTTTCCATAACGGCCATATCCAGTTATGTCATTCCAGAGAATGGACTTTCTATCTCTGTCCGAATTTTGCGATTTGTATTGATGATTCTCGCGGCAGCTTTTGGATTCTACGGTATTCTAATTGTTCTGCTCATTACGGTTACACACCTGTGCAGCTTGCGTTCTTTTGGCGTACCGTATATGTCCCCCTTTGCACCTTTCATTCAGAAAGATCTGAAGGATACGCTGTTTCGTGTACCCTGGTCCCGTATGAAAACACGACCACTCTCTACGGGTACACCGAACAAAACCAGACAAGCCACAAAAAAAACGAAGCGTTAA
- a CDS encoding Ger(x)C family spore germination protein has protein sequence MNKCFRLIVCIAFLLPLLTGCWDRQELNELGIMLGLGVDKDGDLIKVSAQVVVPNEVSSKSGGGNGTPVTLYEASAPTLFEAIQKLTETSPRRIFMAHIRVLVFGEEYARKEGIYDVMEALMREPTARPDYYVMVARNTTASKVLNVLTPLENIPAEKMFNSLDVSAKTWSPTTTVTGDQLMEYMLTPGIQPVITGVEVVGSSARSGSKDNIATIKSPANLNSTGLSIFKKDKLIGWLTEDESKGYNYIRDNVVSTISHMPCRKGGNVTFKALRTKTQRKAKVIDDQPVIHIKLKNVSSIGAVECGIRIGSMKTLKELEKDSEERLIDLMENSVNSVRRKFHTDIFGFGQEVYHADPKFFKKIEKDWDQYFENLDVKYEANVQIKRVGTLDDSFKEDLKE, from the coding sequence ATGAACAAGTGCTTCCGATTAATTGTATGCATTGCATTCCTACTCCCTCTCCTTACCGGATGCTGGGATCGCCAGGAACTGAATGAACTTGGCATTATGCTGGGTCTTGGTGTAGACAAGGATGGCGATTTGATTAAAGTGAGTGCTCAGGTCGTTGTGCCAAATGAAGTTTCCTCCAAGTCAGGGGGAGGCAATGGCACTCCTGTTACGCTGTACGAAGCGTCTGCGCCCACGCTGTTTGAAGCGATTCAAAAGCTGACCGAGACAAGCCCACGCCGCATATTCATGGCACATATCCGTGTACTGGTGTTCGGTGAAGAATATGCACGCAAAGAGGGCATCTACGATGTTATGGAAGCGTTAATGCGCGAACCTACAGCCCGTCCCGATTATTACGTCATGGTTGCACGAAATACAACGGCTTCCAAAGTACTGAACGTGCTTACCCCACTTGAGAATATCCCTGCGGAGAAGATGTTTAATTCTCTGGACGTATCTGCCAAAACCTGGTCTCCCACTACTACGGTGACTGGTGATCAGTTAATGGAATACATGCTAACTCCCGGAATACAACCTGTCATCACCGGAGTAGAGGTTGTTGGCAGTTCAGCGAGAAGCGGAAGCAAAGATAATATTGCGACAATCAAATCTCCGGCCAATCTGAATTCTACGGGATTAAGCATCTTCAAAAAGGACAAACTGATCGGCTGGTTAACGGAAGATGAATCGAAAGGATACAACTACATCCGCGACAATGTGGTATCTACCATCAGTCACATGCCTTGCCGAAAGGGAGGAAATGTGACGTTCAAAGCTCTCCGTACCAAGACCCAACGAAAAGCAAAGGTCATTGACGACCAGCCTGTGATCCACATCAAACTCAAAAATGTGTCTTCCATTGGTGCAGTAGAGTGCGGAATCAGAATTGGTTCAATGAAGACGCTCAAAGAGTTGGAAAAGGACAGTGAGGAGCGACTGATAGACCTGATGGAAAACTCCGTGAACTCGGTGCGACGAAAATTCCATACCGACATTTTTGGATTCGGTCAGGAAGTGTATCATGCCGATCCTAAATTTTTCAAAAAGATTGAGAAGGATTGGGATCAATATTTTGAGAATCTGGATGTTAAGTATGAAGCCAATGTACAGATCAAACGTGTAGGTACACTGGATGATTCATTCAAGGAGGATTTGAAGGAGTGA
- a CDS encoding GerAB/ArcD/ProY family transporter: MLEQGRLGTRQLTTLIFMMVVGDMMLIYPSVITSYAKQDSWICAFIGVPLGMALMAMFLKLCSMHPEKNLVQMARSILGFWPGTFFSCFYLFFFIIGASTHTREVGDFMTTQIFPYTPVRIIILMFVIVIAWGVSHGLETMGRSSELLMPVVIVFIVVLAVCLLPQIDTRNLKPVSDTGVVSISQGILVSIIYPIGEVVPIMMILPYVAKQAHRTRDVIIAAGLGSLVLATLVTISLLVLGYLSYAT; this comes from the coding sequence ATGCTGGAACAGGGGCGCCTTGGAACAAGACAATTGACCACTCTCATCTTTATGATGGTGGTCGGGGATATGATGCTGATCTACCCCTCGGTCATCACGTCCTATGCCAAACAAGACTCCTGGATTTGCGCTTTTATAGGCGTTCCTCTGGGGATGGCACTGATGGCCATGTTCCTGAAGCTATGTAGCATGCACCCAGAAAAAAATCTGGTGCAGATGGCACGAAGCATTCTAGGGTTCTGGCCAGGTACTTTCTTTTCCTGCTTCTACCTGTTCTTTTTCATTATTGGTGCTTCCACGCATACGAGAGAAGTCGGCGATTTCATGACCACTCAAATCTTCCCGTACACTCCCGTTCGCATCATCATTCTGATGTTCGTCATCGTGATCGCCTGGGGAGTGTCTCACGGATTAGAGACGATGGGGCGAAGCAGTGAACTACTGATGCCCGTCGTTATTGTGTTTATTGTCGTCCTTGCAGTCTGCCTGCTTCCTCAGATTGATACCAGAAATTTGAAGCCAGTAAGTGATACGGGTGTTGTCTCTATCTCACAAGGCATTCTGGTAAGCATTATATATCCGATCGGTGAAGTCGTTCCCATCATGATGATACTGCCCTATGTTGCCAAGCAGGCTCATCGAACACGGGACGTAATTATTGCAGCTGGTTTAGGCAGCTTGGTATTGGCAACGCTCGTTACCATATCTCTGCTGGTCCTTGGGTACCTTTCTTACGCAACATAA
- a CDS encoding GerAB/ArcD/ProY family transporter, giving the protein MSQKISIGSFFERIEAIMASSWLISTYFKAMIYLYAFIVGCAELFKLKQYQILVLPASILIFGLANLISPSITFIVITIVPYWVDWDTTLGIILPGCLLLIQLLKSYRKSSVTPNNSSQE; this is encoded by the coding sequence TTGTCCCAGAAAATCAGTATTGGGAGCTTTTTTGAACGTATTGAAGCCATTATGGCTTCTTCCTGGCTGATCTCTACGTACTTCAAAGCGATGATATACTTATACGCTTTTATTGTTGGTTGTGCGGAACTGTTCAAGCTTAAGCAGTATCAGATACTGGTACTCCCTGCGTCTATACTCATTTTCGGATTAGCCAATCTGATCTCACCAAGCATTACTTTTATCGTGATCACCATTGTTCCATATTGGGTAGATTGGGATACTACACTGGGGATCATTCTGCCGGGCTGTCTTCTGCTGATACAATTGCTTAAGTCTTACAGAAAATCATCGGTTACTCCAAACAATTCCTCACAGGAATGA
- a CDS encoding endospore germination permease has protein sequence MLIKEKITIRQFAVLTFLVMIGDMILLYPSVVTGLGKQDAWICSLIGQPIGILIMWVLYKLHQTHPDLSLIEICQKILGRWAGSVLAAAYLFYFAIGAVICIREVGDFMTTQIYLQTPIRVILIILMCALVWGLMHGLHTIGASSEMLTPIVVAFMILLFLGLMPKVDSSNLQPYLNTPWLHLMQSIIRGAFTSFGELIVITMVLPYVMSGPHIKRDMLLATLCGGLLLTTLLVISLMIFGPFLTQHEIYISYTLSQKINIGNFFERIEAFMATAWLIATYFKSLLYMFSFVVGTAQLFRLKTYKPLILPSAMLLFALAVLISPNVIFYTNTIMPAWVDWDITVSFIIPLFLLLVHRLRSGKSKNNSTNQKRLPT, from the coding sequence ATGTTAATTAAGGAGAAAATCACCATTAGGCAATTTGCAGTCCTTACCTTTCTCGTCATGATTGGGGACATGATTCTACTCTATCCCTCCGTGGTTACCGGTTTAGGTAAACAGGATGCATGGATCTGTTCTCTTATCGGTCAACCGATCGGCATACTTATCATGTGGGTGCTATACAAACTTCATCAGACACACCCTGATCTTTCCCTTATTGAAATCTGCCAAAAAATACTTGGCCGGTGGGCAGGGTCTGTTTTGGCAGCTGCATATCTATTTTATTTCGCCATAGGCGCTGTCATATGTATCCGTGAAGTCGGTGACTTTATGACCACACAGATCTACCTTCAGACCCCCATCCGGGTCATTCTAATTATCCTTATGTGCGCTCTGGTCTGGGGGCTTATGCATGGCTTGCATACAATAGGAGCAAGCAGTGAAATGCTGACTCCAATCGTTGTTGCATTTATGATTCTATTATTTCTGGGGCTGATGCCCAAAGTAGACAGTTCAAATCTACAGCCTTACTTGAACACCCCTTGGCTTCATCTGATGCAGTCTATCATTAGAGGGGCTTTCACTTCCTTTGGTGAACTAATCGTGATCACCATGGTTCTTCCTTATGTGATGTCCGGGCCTCACATCAAACGGGACATGTTACTCGCTACTTTATGTGGAGGGCTGTTACTAACCACACTGTTGGTCATTTCACTGATGATATTTGGCCCCTTTCTGACCCAACATGAGATCTACATCTCCTATACCCTGTCCCAGAAAATTAATATCGGCAACTTTTTCGAGCGAATTGAGGCGTTCATGGCAACCGCTTGGTTAATTGCTACCTATTTCAAAAGCCTGCTGTATATGTTCTCCTTTGTCGTTGGAACAGCTCAGCTATTTCGGTTAAAGACATATAAACCTCTCATCCTGCCATCAGCGATGTTATTATTCGCGTTAGCTGTACTGATTTCTCCCAATGTCATTTTCTACACCAATACGATCATGCCCGCTTGGGTGGATTGGGATATCACGGTAAGCTTTATTATTCCGCTATTCCTACTGCTCGTGCATCGGCTTCGTTCTGGCAAGAGCAAGAATAATTCAACCAATCAAAAACGATTGCCCACCTAA
- the bcp gene encoding thioredoxin-dependent thiol peroxidase codes for MTLNVGELAPDFELPSSTGESVKLSDYRGQRVLLYFYPKDMTSSCTQQACDFRDRHAEFEGLNTVILGISTDPMKQHDKFIAKYGLPFTLLSDEEHVVAEQYGVWQLKKMYGKEYMGMVRSTFLIDEEGKLIKDWSKVRVKGHIEAALEALKTL; via the coding sequence ATGACGTTAAATGTAGGCGAACTGGCACCGGATTTTGAACTGCCGTCCAGTACGGGAGAATCGGTAAAGCTTTCGGATTACCGCGGACAGCGGGTACTGCTTTATTTTTATCCCAAGGATATGACCTCGTCCTGTACGCAACAAGCTTGTGATTTCCGGGATCGACATGCTGAATTTGAAGGGCTGAACACGGTCATTCTCGGAATCAGCACCGATCCGATGAAACAACATGACAAGTTTATCGCCAAATACGGACTGCCGTTCACTTTGTTATCGGATGAAGAGCACGTTGTAGCCGAGCAATACGGTGTATGGCAGCTGAAGAAAATGTATGGCAAGGAGTACATGGGTATGGTACGCTCCACTTTTCTGATTGATGAAGAGGGGAAATTGATCAAGGACTGGTCCAAAGTTCGGGTCAAAGGACATATCGAGGCTGCGCTTGAGGCTTTGAAGACATTGTAA
- a CDS encoding ABC transporter permease, giving the protein MYYMGLIWEYLKNYMKTRLTYRADFWVEILSDLLFQATNLIFIFVVFRHTDNLGGWSESEVLFVYGYFMVPYGIFSCFINLWGFSERYIVKGEMDRILTRPAHNLFQILLENVDPPALVGSFIGLIIMIFSGAEMGLMLEWWHIPALIILALSSVMIYAGIYTTLTSLSFYSDAPTGILPLMYNIQGYGRYPVTIYNRAIQVLLTWIIPFAFVGIYPAALFLERSEMHRMALLTPVMGLVFGSMGLLLWNFGVKRYRGAGS; this is encoded by the coding sequence ATGTACTATATGGGTCTGATCTGGGAATATTTGAAGAATTACATGAAAACACGACTCACGTACCGTGCCGATTTCTGGGTGGAGATCCTATCGGATCTGCTGTTCCAGGCAACCAACCTGATCTTTATTTTTGTGGTTTTTCGCCACACGGATAACCTGGGCGGTTGGAGTGAGAGTGAAGTGCTCTTTGTTTATGGATATTTTATGGTGCCCTATGGCATCTTCAGTTGTTTTATCAATCTGTGGGGATTCAGTGAGCGGTACATCGTCAAAGGTGAGATGGATCGGATCCTGACACGCCCTGCACATAACCTGTTTCAGATATTGCTTGAAAATGTAGATCCGCCTGCACTCGTGGGCTCGTTTATCGGCTTGATCATCATGATCTTCAGCGGAGCAGAGATGGGTCTGATGCTGGAGTGGTGGCATATCCCTGCCTTAATTATATTGGCACTCAGCTCAGTCATGATCTATGCCGGCATCTATACCACATTGACTTCACTATCCTTTTATTCGGATGCGCCAACAGGTATCCTGCCGTTAATGTATAACATTCAAGGATATGGACGCTACCCGGTAACGATCTATAACCGTGCCATTCAGGTGCTGTTAACCTGGATCATTCCGTTTGCCTTCGTGGGCATCTATCCCGCAGCATTGTTCCTGGAAAGGTCCGAGATGCATCGCATGGCGCTGCTTACACCTGTGATGGGATTGGTGTTTGGCTCCATGGGCTTGCTGTTGTGGAATTTTGGCGTGAAGCGGTATCGCGGAGCAGGTTCATAA